The genomic stretch TCATATTAATCACTGCCGCCTCGAAGCTATGACCACGCCATACAGAATCAGCCCTGCTCCAAAAACTATCGCCACATCCGCGAAATTGAAGATAGGCCATACGCGAAAATCTATGAAATCAATGACCCTGCCTATCCGGATACGATCGATGAGGTTTCCGAGAGCCCCAGCCAGCACGCCGACGGCCCCGATCAGGAAAGATCCGTTCGTGAGGACCAACCGGCTCGTCAGGAGGACAAGAGCGGCGGCAATCAAGACCGTAATGATGAGCGCCAATCCATTGCTGCCAGCAAAGAGCCCGAAAGCTACGCCTGAGTTCTTCACATAAGTGAGATGAAGCACACCTCTGACAATTGGAATCGATTCCCCTGGCATAAGCTTGGCCATGACCCAGGCCTTAGTCATCTGATCCACAGCGATGATCAGGAGCCCAAATGGAAAATATCTTACAGCGCTGGACGCCAGTGCGCTCATGAGACTCCCCTGACTCTCATCATTTATGTGTCGTTTCATGCCCTCCTTATCTTAACACATAAGAACGCGACAGTCACCAGGTAGGGCTAAATGGACACATGGCTCCCGCTCCCCCTATGCGCCGAGAAAGATTTTACTTCGACCTTAGCCTATGCCGGTGCCTGTAGATATCAGGAAGCGGCGGGATTTCCTCACCTTCCTCATCGCCTTCAATGATAAGGTCAGTCTCTTCTGCCGCCCCCCGGAGTTCATCGCCTTCTATATAGCTATTCCCTATATCATCAGGACCACCAAGGTCCTGCGGCGTGTTGGAGGTGCCGTAGCGGGCGACATCCTGCCATATATCCTCCCCGTCAATCCCAGGCGTACGCCCATCCATGAAATGCCGATCATAGGACACTAGGGCGGATTCCTCTATCGGTCTATTGAATCTATCTGGCACGGAGATTTCCTGCTCTCTCGCGCATCCGGCACAGAGAGCTACATATGGCATGATCTTCAGCCTCTCCTCCTCGATTTCCCCGCCACAATGCTCACAAACACCATATGTGCCCTTCTCGATTCGTTCCAGGGCATCATTTACACGCTTGATCAATCCAGCAAGGTCAGCCCTTGTCCCGACATCCCTCTCGCGTTCAGCAACATTCGAGCCCTCATCCGCCGGATGATTATCATAGCTGGAAAGCTCTCCAATCGCGTCTTTTGCCGCTATTCCGAGCCCTGTATCGTTTATCGAGTCTATCATCTCCTGAAGTCGAGCCTTTTCCTCAATGAGGGCGGCCTTGAAACCGGATAGTTTATCTTTATCCATGCGCTTTCACCCCTGCAGCAACTCCCGTAATGCCACCCCGGGGCGTGAAAAGAAATCATCGTAATAGACATCAACGGAGGTGGAGCTGCACTATGCCAACTATCTCAGCGATGAATTTCCCGATCACCGGGAGATTCCACTTCACAACCAGGGTCATCAGGTAAAGAAACAAAGCGGCGAGTACCGTGGCACCCACGCCAATGCCGAAACCTCGAGCAAGCCCACCCAGTAGATTGGCGTAAATGATCCTCCTGGGATTTCTCAGGAACTCCACGTATTCCGCAATGCTGGCCTTTTCCAGACGTGATGATAGTTCATTTATCCGGATTATCAATGTCTCAACAGTTCCCTGGTCAAGTTCCTTCTTCATGCGCAAAGACGCCGGCACTGAAGTGCCTCGTTATGCCTCCTAACCCGGGGTCCGATATTCCTTTGACTTAAATAGTCTTTCCAGAAATCGCCCCCTGGTATCCTTGCGTATCTCTGGCGTCAGGCGGGGAAAGCGCTATATTTTGGGATCTATTATAGATTCCCAATATCTTCCGGATGGCACTGGGATCTTGAAACCACTATGCCCAGACGCCCTTTCTTGGTCTGGCCCGTTACTTCCTCGAGCTTCACTAGTGTCCTGCGCCCTTTTGCGGTGATAGTATCTCCAAGTTTCACCGGCTTTGATGGGTCCGTCACTGGCACGGAATTTACGCGCACTCTTTCTGCCTTTATTTCCTCAGCTATCTTAGACCTCGATGTCGAGAAACCAAGCGCTGCCACTGCATCGAGGCGCAAGCTGGCCACCGTTCCCCTTATAATGACTGGATCCATAGATATCATCCCCTAAAAGGAGGTTTTGGCGAGAAAAATGGTGTCTCATCCTCGGCCTTATCATCGATCTCGCCAGTTACCTCGAAATTGTTTGGGGTAAATAGAAAGATGCCGTCCCCTATCCTCTGCATAGCGCCATCAATGGCATAAGTCACTCCGCTCGCCACATCGAGAATGCGCCTCGCGACATCCTTGCCCAACGCTGAAACATTCACAATTACCGGACGCCTGCTCTTGAGATTATTCGCTATCTCCTGCACATCATCAAAAGCCTTTGGCTCGGAGATGACTAGCCTCGCCTGCCTAGCGGACCGGAGTGATACCAGCTTC from Bacillota bacterium encodes the following:
- the lspA gene encoding signal peptidase II, yielding MSALASSAVRYFPFGLLIIAVDQMTKAWVMAKLMPGESIPIVRGVLHLTYVKNSGVAFGLFAGSNGLALIITVLIAAALVLLTSRLVLTNGSFLIGAVGVLAGALGNLIDRIRIGRVIDFIDFRVWPIFNFADVAIVFGAGLILYGVVIASRRQ
- a CDS encoding conjugal transfer protein TraR is translated as MDKDKLSGFKAALIEEKARLQEMIDSINDTGLGIAAKDAIGELSSYDNHPADEGSNVAERERDVGTRADLAGLIKRVNDALERIEKGTYGVCEHCGGEIEEERLKIMPYVALCAGCAREQEISVPDRFNRPIEESALVSYDRHFMDGRTPGIDGEDIWQDVARYGTSNTPQDLGGPDDIGNSYIEGDELRGAAEETDLIIEGDEEGEEIPPLPDIYRHRHRLRSK
- a CDS encoding cell division protein SepF; translated protein: MKGFVDRVLDFMGFGDAGETAESKEETVDEPVETADEDEFLADLPESKSSRKLVSLRSARQARLVISEPKAFDDVQEIANNLKSRRPVIVNVSALGKDVARRILDVASGVTYAIDGAMQRIGDGIFLFTPNNFEVTGEIDDKAEDETPFFSPKPPFRG